The nucleotide sequence ATCCCGGCGATGAGTGCCACGTGTGCGGGATGGTCATCAACGACTTTCCCGGACCCAAGGGGCAAGTGATGGAGCAGGGCGCGGCGAAGAAGTTCTGCTCCACGGCGGAAATGATCGGCTGGTGGTTGCAGCCCGAGAATCATCATGAAAACGCCGGGTTGTATGTGCATGACATGGGACGTAGCCATTGGGATACACCCGACGACACCCATCTGATCGATGCCAAAACGGCTGTTTATGTCATCGGCACCGGGCTCAAAGGTGCCATGGGCGTGGTATTGGCCTCGTTTGCCGATGAGGCGGTTGCGCACCAGGTGGCGGCGGATACGGGAGGGCGGGTGTTGCGCTTCAGTGAGATTGATCTGGCGCTGTTGCAGCAGCCCGCAGCCATGTCCCACAGCGCGCACTGATCGTATTCTAGTCTTGGAATACAGTCGAATGTGGGGGTGGGCTTGCTCGCGAAGAGGCCCGCAAGAACGATAAAAAACCGCGCCTGTCACCCGCTACGGACTCTGCGAGTCGTGCCTTGCGTTCCATCACCGACAGCCTCTGTCATAAAAACGCCACGGCGCTGGGGCCCGCCGACGAAAACGGCTACTTTGAAAAATTCCAATAAACAGAGTATCCATGGATGAACTACCAACCCTTTACCCGAACCTTGATAACAACGGCCCTGATCCTGACCTTCAGCGGTGTTCAGGCGGCGTCCCAGGCACCGGTGGCTGGCGAAAACGGTATGGTGGTCACCGCCCAGCACCTGGCAACTCACGTTGGGGTCGATGTGCTCAAGGCCGGTGGCAACGCAGTGGATGCGGCGGTCGCCGTCGGTTATGCGCTGGCGGTGGTGTATCCAGCCGCGGGCAATCTGGGCGGTGGTGGGTTCATGACGGTACAGCTGGCGGACGGACGCAAAACCTTTCTCGACTTCCGCGAAAAAGCCCCTTTGGCGTCCACGCCGGACATGTACCTGGACAAGGACGGTAATGTCATCGAAGGCCTGAGCGCCAAGGGGCATTTATCGGTCGGCGTACCGGGCACCGTGTCAGGCATGGAAATGGCGCTGAGCAAATACGGCACCCTGAAGCGGGCGCAGGTGATTAAGCCGGCCATTGCGTTGGCGGAAAATGGTTTCGTCCTCGACCAGGGCGATGTCGACATGCTGCACTCGGCCACCGGCGAATTCGAAAAAGACCGAGACCTGCGCGGTATCTTCCTGCAGGACGGCAAGCCGCTGCAGGTCGGCGAGAAACTGGTGCAAAAGGACCTGGCAAAAACCCTGCGGGAAATCTCCGCCAAGGGCACCGACGGCTTCTACAAGGGCTGGGTCGCCAAGGCCATTGTCGACTCCAGCCAGGCGGGCAAGGGCATCATCGCCCAGGCCGACCTGGACAACTACAAGACCCGTGAACTGGCGCCCATCGAGTGCGACTACCGCGGCTACCATGTGATCTCGGCGCCACCACCGAGTTCGGGTGGCCTGGTGATCTGCCAGATCATGAATATTCTCGAAGGCTACCCGATGGCCGAGCTGGGCTACGGTTCGGCCCAGGGCCTGCACTATCAGATCGAAGCCATGCGTCACGCCTATGTCGACCGCAACAGCTACCTGGGCGACCCGGACTTCGTGGAAAACCCGGTCGCGCATCTGCTGGACAAAAACTACGCGGCAAAACTGCGCACGGCCATCGACCCGCAAAAAGCCGGCGACTCCCAAGCGATCAAGCCGGGCGTCTCGCCGCATGAGGGCACCAACACCACCCATTACTCCATCGTCGACAAGTGGGGCAACGCGGTCTCGGTGACCTACACCCTGAACGACTGGTTTGGCGCCGGGGTCATGGCCAGCAAGACCGGCGTGATCCTCAACGACGAAATGGACGACTTCACCGTCAAGGTCGGTGTACCCAACATGTACGGGCTGATCCAGGGTGAGGCCAACGCCATCGCCCCGGGCAAGGCACCGTTGTCATCCATGAGCCCGACCATCGTCACCAAGGACGGCAAGGCGGTGATGGTCGTAGGCACGTCCGGCGGCAGTCGGATCATCACCGCGACCTTGCAGACCATCCTCAACGTCATCGACTACAAGATGAACATCCAGGAAGCCGTCAACGCCCCGCGTTTCCACCAGCAATGGATGCCCGAGAGCACCAACATCGAAGCCTTCGTCCTGAGCCCCGACACCCAGAAAATCCTCGAAAGCTGGGGCCACACCTTCGCCGGCCCGCAAGACGCCAACCACCTCGCCGCGATCCTCGTCGGCGCGCCCTCCCTGGATGGCAAACCCGTGGGCAACAACCGTTTCTACGGCGCCAACGACCCGCGCCGCAACACCGGCCTGTCCCTGGGCTACTGAGCCACGGCAGGGCAGGGGCGAGCACCCGCAAGCCGCCCCTGCCCCACGCGGCGACAGAATATTTTTTGAAATCAAGGGCTTGCCAGCCCCGGCAAATGAGTACATAATTGCCGCCATCGAACGCATCGAGGCGTAAAAAACCTTAATGTTTTCAATGAGATAGAGTAGAGGCAAGGCTCACGCAGCCCACTCAAGTTCATATGCGGTGGATGTCAGCAATCAGGACATCGATCGTTTGAGGCCGAGTAGCAAAATGGTTATGCAGCGGATTGCAAATCCGCCTACGCCGGTTCGATTCCGACCTCGGCCTCCACTCTTGAAAACCCCGTAGATTAACGTCTACGGGGTTTTTTATTGCCTGTGGTTTGGGAATTAGTGACCGCTACAAAACGGTTAAAAGTACGCATTTACGAGATAAGCGATGGCTTGACCGCAATCGCGATTTTTCCTCGAACTCCGTTGTCGGGACTTTCCAGCAGCGCATGGGCGAGCGCAATGTCGGCAAGCGCATAGACGGCGCCAACGTGTGGCCGCAGCTGACCGCGGGCTATCAATGCGCTCAACTCATCCAGCTTGCCGCGGTTCTGTCTGGTGACAACGAAGTGATAACTGGTGTTCTTGCCCCAGGCCTGGACGAGGTTCTTACGGACCTCAACTGCCTGTTCTCAGAAAATAAATCCGCCGCGCAACTCAAGCCTTCCTCCCATGGGGCAGGGCGCTTTTCCAACCTCCCCCGAGATTTGCTATGTTGCAGCATTCTATTTTCCAAAAGCGGATGCCATGAAACTCTCTTGTTTTTCGTTCCTATCTACCACGTTATTAACCCTGAGTCTGGCAGCCTGCAGCATGACGAAGCCGGCCGCTCCTGAGGGCTCCACGCAAGCGCCAATCCCAGGTTCAGCCACGACGACTCCGTCAGATAAATCCCTTCCTCAGTTCATCGCAAGAGGCAATGAGCCGTTCTGGTCAATCAGCGTCAGCGGCAACGGCAACACCTTGACCTGGATAACGCCTGAGAACCCGAAGGGCACACGGCTCTCAGCACAGCAAGTGACCTCGGGTGACGGGGTCAGGTACATCGGTAGGGATGGTGATAAGACGTTCATGTTGGAGGTGGTTGGCGGGGCGTGCACGGACACGATGTCCGGACACTCTTTCGAGTTCGCAGCCACTTGGGTCTATGCAGGTGACAGCAACGCAGGTTGCGCTGAGCGGGCCGCTAAATAGTGTCCTTGCAAGCAGCCTTTGCGGGTTGCTTTCCTTTGGCCAGCTGATTGGAGAACGCCGTTTATGAGTGCTCAGCCGGGGCCCATTCCCCTCGTCATCCTGGATGTTCAGGACGCTATTGATCAGCCTGTCTGGGAGGGCAAAAGCCATCCAAGCTACCTGACGGCGATTCAGCGTCTTCTGGCGCACTGGCGGCTGAAGGGGTGGCCCGTGGTGCATATCAAGCATGATGAGCAAGCACCGTCATCGACCTATCACGTCCACGGCCCGTGGAATGCCATCAAGCAAGAGGTCGCGCCTGTGGCGGGAGAGGCGGTGATTGTCAAACAGCAGAACTGCGCCTTTATCGGCACCGAGTTGGATCAAGTGCTCAAGGGCATGCGGGTGGAGCGTTTGGTGCTGACGGGGGTAGTGATCCACCACAGCATGGATGCCACGGTGCGTGCCGGAAAAGCGCTCGGCTATCGCATCATCCTGGCGTCTGATGCAACGACGGCGGTGCCGGTGGTGAGCGCCGCAGGGAAGTCCTGGACGGCTACGACGGTGCATGAGCTGACGCTGGCAATCCTCGACGGCGAATATGCCGAAGTCATGACCTCGGACGAGGTGATGGCGCTTGATATCGAAGGCTGCGCGGAGGGTTATGCGGGTTGAACATCGATATCGAAACGCCAGACAAAGAAAAGCCCGCGATGGGGAGAGCGGGCTTAAAGGTGTTCGCTTAGGAGCTGGGATCACCATAAGCGCTGGACTGTGAAAGGGATGTGAAAGGACCCAAACAAAAAACCGCGTGCAATGATATTTCGGCGATGAGAAGAGCTTGGGTTATTTCCTTTTGATCCTGTCTGCGCGTCAGCATGGCTCACCTTGGATAAAGTCAACCGCTGACCAGCGGTTTGCCTATTGGACGTCTACCTTCCGGGCTTTATGCGGCGCAGCCGTGAAGAAAGTGTATCTCTCGATCTGCTTATAGCTGTACGGGGTGAGTCTGCGCCGAACACTCTACTGTCAGGGCGACAACAATTCGCCTGGATGACGCCCCATGTTCATGTCCTCAAGCCTGCTTTCAGCCTTTGCGCTGTTCGCTTTCGTGTCTTCGATCACGCCGGGACCGAATAACACGATGTTATTGGCGTCCGGCGTGAACTTCGGCTTTCGGCGCTCAATTCCTCACGCCCTGGGGATCAGCCTGGGATTTATGGTGCTGGTGATCTCGGTCGGCCTGGGTCTGGGGGAAGTGTTCAAGGCGCTGCCGGGGGCCTATGCGACATTGCGCTATGTCGGGGCGGCGTACTTGCTGTACCTGGCGTGGAAGATTGCGACGTCCAGCCCTCTGTCGGATGACACCCACGGCAACCACACACCCATGACCTTTCTGGGCGCGGCAGTGTTCCAGTGGGTCAACCCCAAGGCCTGGGTCATGGCGTTGGGCGCGATTACTACCTATACGCCCGCGCAAGGCTATTTCACCAACGTGCTGGTGATCGCAGTAGTGTTTGCGGTGATCAACCTACCCAGTGTGTGCGTGTGGGTGGGGTTTGGCAGCGGTTTACGCAGCGTGTTGCGTAATCCGCGCTGGTTGAGAGTGTTCAATTGGTCAATGGCGGGGCTGCTGGTGCTTTCTTTGTACCCGATGTTGTTTGCGGGTTGAACGCGTCAAACTGGTGAGATCGTGGCGAGCAGGCCAATCGCGATGGTCAGTGCTAAAGAGCCAAACAGAAACAATGCCATCTTAGCCATGGGGGCTCCGAAAGGAAGATAAACGACAGGAGGTTTCTCGTCGGGCTCCACGAGTGCGTCGGGAGTGATTCATTGTCACGATTGAAGGCTGTACGGTACAGATTCAGATGCTGAATAAAAAAGCGTATCAGATGCTCCCGCCGCGTCTGTGCAGCGGGCCGGCACCTTATACGTGCAGGTACCGACCAGCGTCAATGAGGCGTGCTCAACCGGTGCCGATTGAGCGAGGTGCAATGACCGACTCAGTCGGTAGAGAATTTGAACACTGTGTTTTGCGTATACGTCTGCCCCGGATCCAGCCGCGTCGAAGGGAAGTTCGGCTGGTTCGGCGCGTCAGGGTAATGCTGGGTTTCCAGGGTAAACGCGCTCCAGTGGTTGTAAGTCTTGCCGGCCTTGCCCTTGACCGAACCATCGAGGAAGTTGCTGGTATAGAACTGCACGCCCGGTTCCGTGGTGTAGAGCTGCAGATGGCGCCCGGATTGCGGATCGTGTACCTCGGCGGCCAGTTTGCCGAGATCACCCTTGGCATCCAGGACCCAGTTGAAGTCGAAGCCACCTTGTTTAGGCTCGGCGAATTTCAACTGGGGATGATCGTCCTTGATGTGTTTACCGATGGCGGTGGGTTGCAGGAAGTCCATCGGGGTGCCAGCGACCGGGGCCAACTCGCCGGTGGGAATCAAGGTGCCGTTGACCGGCGTGTAATGGCTGGCGTGCAAGGTGGCGAGCTGGTTGAGGATGTCGCCGTTACCGGCACCGGCCAGGTTGAAATAACTGTGGTTGGTGAGGTTGAGCACCGTCGGTTTGTCAGTGGTCGCGGTGTACTCGATGTGCAGTTCGTTTTTATCGTTGAGGCGGTAGGTGACCTGGGTTTTCAGGTTTCCGGGAAAGCCCATTTCGCCGTCTTTGGACAGGTAGCTCAACGTCACGCCCACCGAGTCCTTGCTTTTGACCGGTTCGGCTTGCCAGACGCGCTTGTCGAAACCTTCGGCACCGCCATGCAGCGCGTTTGGTCCATCATTGAGCGGTACCTGGTACCGCTTGCCGTCCAGTTCAAAGGCGCCTTTGGCCAAGCGGTTGCCAAAGCGTCCGATAGTGGCGCCGAAGAAGGCAGTTCCGCTCTGGTAGCCCTGTACATCGTCAAAGCCCAGGACTATGTCGTCGAGCTGGCCGTTTTTATCCGGCACGATCAGTGATTGCAGGACGCCGCCGTAAGTAATCACTGTGGCTTGCATGCCATGACTGTTACGCAGCACGTACTGCTCGATGGCCGTACCGTCGTTGGTTTTGCCGAAAGGTTTGTGTTCGCTGGACAAGCCGGCGGCCTGGGCGCCAAGGCTGGCCATCATCAGGGACAGGCCAAGGCTCGAAAGCAGGTGTCGGGAGTGCGGCATCGTTGAACTTCCTTTTGTTATTTTGAATGGAATAGTTCTACTAATTTTCAGATATAGTGCGATTGCTCTGCAAATTTATAGCGTTTCGTGGCTTTTTTGCAATATAAAATAAGACTAATTGGTTGAGGTGAGCATTTTATGAATAATCAAGAAGTTGCCGGTTCCCAGGCGGTGTATGCCGACCTGAAGGGTAAGACCGTCCTGGTTTCCGGTGGCGCCTCGGGGATTGGCGAAGCATTGGTGCGCGCCTTTGCACAGCAGGGCGCACACGTCGGATTTGTCGACATGGCCCAAAGTCAGGGCGAGCAACTGGCTGCCGAGCTGTTGGCCCACGACCATCGCGTCGAATTCGTGCATTGCGATGTCACCGATGAGCACGCCTACAAAACCGCCATCGCCCACATCGCCCACGCGCTGGGGCCGATCACGGTGTTGATCAATAATGCCGCCAACGATGTACGGCACAGCCTGGAAGACATCGATTCGGCGATGTTCGAGAAACTGATCGGGGTTAACCTCAAGCACGCGTTTTTCGCCAGCCAGGCGGTGGTCCCGATGATGAAAGCCGCAGGGCAGGGCGCGATCATCAACCTGGGGTCGATCGGCTGGATGATGGCGTCCGGTGGTTACCCGGTATACGCAGCCAGTAAAGCGGCGACCCACGGCATGACGCGCGGCCTGGCGCGGGAGCTGGGACCTTGGCATATCCGGGTTAACACGCTGGTGCCGGGATGGGTGATGACGCAAAAGCAACTGGCGCTCTGGGTCGATGACGCGGCGCGGGAATTGATCAGTCGTAGTCAATGCCTGCCGGGCAGCGTGCAACCGGAACATATCGCCCATATGGCGCTGTTTCTGGCTTCTGACGTGTCGGCAATGTGTTCGGCGCAGAACTTTATCGTCGATGGCGGTTGGGTTTAGTCCCAGCGGTCGCTCCGTGGCTCCCGGCAATGCGCCGGGGCCGCTGCCACGGGATCATCTGCCGGCGAGCGAAGGCCTGCCGCCGTTTTGCTGCCGAAGGTCAACCAAGCCTGGCACTCGTGCCGCGCTGGCGGAATCAGCCGGGGTGTGCTTCACAGGCACGCACGCCAGTTCGTGGCGCGCCTTGGCAATCAGGTCGGCCACGGCCCTGAACGAGTTCAGGTCGCTGAGGGGGATGCCGCTCAAGTGCAGGGTCGAGGTCGGGTCCGCGTGACGCGTCAAGTCGATACTCAACGTCTTGCCGTCATGGCATTCGCAGGTGCAATGGTCGGGCTGGAAGGCTTTCTCGATCAGGCTTCTTATTTCAAGTATCGACAGTCCTAGATGGTGCATGACGCTTACTCCCTGGCTGCTTGGAATTAGACGCGGGCGAGCGAACTAGCATCGCCGACGCACACACACGGGTAGCAAAGTAAGCGTGTGTAATTTAAGAGATCAGCGAAGGTACGAGGGTTTAATAATAAGCAGGGGAATGCCGACGAGTGGTTTGGCCGCACCCCGTGAATGCGGGGTGCCCGTCGCCCGTGGCCGCCGGATAGATGATCAACGTCGCACTCGACTATGCGCCGCAGGCCGCTTGCCGGATACTGCGAACTATTCAGCGGCAGCGCTGCCGGGTTGTAGGTGCACGACATCTATTGGGCGAGACAGTAAGGGCGTATTTTCATGAATGAAACCGAAGACGGACAGGGGATTCGCGCCGCCAATGTGTTGATCATCGGCGGCGGCTTGAGCGGCACACTGCTGGCAGTGCAACTGCTGCGTTTGCCTGGCGTCCGGCAGATCCTGGTGATCGAGCCGCGCGACGAGCTGGGTCGTGGCGAAGCCTACAGCGCAGTGGAATTGGGCCACACCCTGAACGGCAATGCGGCGCGCATGAGTGTCGACCCGGAAAATGCCGATGACTTGACCCAATGGTTGACTGCCCATATCGCCGCGGGCGGGTGGCCAGAGTCGGACCGGCAGCACGTGCCCGTCAGCGAATTGTTTCCGCCTCGAGGGCTCTTCGGCCTTTACGCGCAACAGCGATTGGCTGAGGCCAGGGCGCTGTCGGCGTCCCGCGTCGAACACATCCGCGCCGAAGTGATCGACGTGCAGGTGGACAGGTCCTCGACCTGGCTGACCTTGGACAACGGCGAGCAACTACGCGGTGATTGTGCGGTGTTGGCCACCGGTATGTTCCCGGCGGCGCGCACGCCACAGACCGCTTCCAGCGGTTTGAACGCGGCCGCCGTCGACCCCTGGAATGTGAGCGCCATGCGTCAACTGGACCCGCAGTCGACGGTGCTGATCATCGGCTCCGGGCTGACTATGGTGGATGCCGTGGTGTCGCTGGAGCAGGCCGGTCATCGCGGGCCTATCGAGGTGTTTTCCCGCCACGGCCTGTTGCCTCATGTCCGTCGCCAGCCCCCGGCCTGGGAGGACTTCCTGGCTGGCGATCAGCGTCTTTGCAGCCCCCTGCAATTAATGCGGGAAGTGCGCCGGCAATGTCAGCGTGCGATGGCGCAAGGCATCGACTGGCAGGCGCCGCTGGACACCGTACGGGTACACATCGCGCGCTTGTGGAGCCAGGCCAGTGAACGGCACAAGCGTCAGTTCGTGCGTCATGTACGGCCCTGGTGGGAAAGCCATCATCACCGCTCGCCACCCTTGAGTGCAGCGTTGGTGGAGCGGTTGCATGGGGAAGGGCGGTTGCGCATTCAAGCCGCGTCGTTCCAGGGATTGGAGTCGTCGGTGAATGGTCAAGTCACCCTGCGTCTGCGCCGCCGTCGCGAGGTGCATGCGACGTTTGTCAGTGGTTGCGCGTTGATTAATTCCAGTGGTATCGAGTACGACTGGCGCCGGGTTGCCCGGCCGCTGCCGCGGCAATTGCTGGCGCGTGGCCTGGTTCAGCCAGGGCCGCTGGCGTTGGGGATCGCGGCGGATGAGTCCGGCGGGGTGCTGGATGTGCAGGGCGTCGCCAGCGAGCGACTGTTCGCCATGGGGCCGCCGTTGCGTGGGATGTGGTGGGAAAGTACGGCGGTGACCGATGTAGCCTTGCAAGCCAAGGCGTTGGCGGCTCGATTGGTCGCGGGCTGAAGATTGCCTAGCACCTCCCCAGAGGGACATAGGTATCTACACCACTTTGCCTCAACGCTTAAATCCCAGCAGATAGGGCTGTTGTGGCGAGCGGGCTTGCCCCGCGTTGGACTGCGAAGCCGTCCCAGTAAGCCGAATGCGGTGTATCAGAGACTCCGTAGCGGCTGGTTTTTGGGACTGCTTCGCAGTCCAACGCGGGACAAGCCCGCTCGCCACAGGGAAATTCGTCAGTTTCTGAAAATTGGGTATACCTATGCCGAAGGGGCGAGGGGCTGACCGAAGTGTGCTGAGAAAATTGGCGACCTGAAAAAACCTATTGATTGTGGATTCAAAGCCGTTCTTTTAGGTCGAAAAATGTCTGAAATATCCCCCAATCGGCCCCTCTCCCTCCGGGAGAGGGCTGGGGTGAGGGCGCCCCGCAGTCAACCTCACCGCCCTTGATCAACCCCGTCCCAGCCTCAACCCCCAATCTTCACAAATCCCGGCTTGAGCCCAAACACTTCCACCCCCGACGCCGTGGACTGCCCGGTAGTCACCGTCACTCGCTCCACCGGCTTATCCATCGCCTCCCGGTATTCCACGCTCATGTCAGCCGCATCGCGACGAATCGCCTGGGCCGGGACAATGATTGCCTGGTCATTGCTGTAAGTGACGATGGTCAACCTTGCGCTCATGCCCAAGCGCACCTTTTGCAACTGCTGCGGAGTGAGCGTGGGGATCGACAGCGTCACCGGGAACTGTGCACTGCCCTGGCTATCGCTGGACAGTGCCAGGCCGCTGACCACGCTGACCGAACCGTGCAGGCGTTCGCCGTCGAAACCATCGCCCATGACTTCCACGGCCTGGCCTTGGTGCAATTGATTAATATCCAGTTCCGAGACGTGGGTGACGATTTTCAGGCGTTCGATATTGGCCAATCCGAACAGCACCTGGCCTTGGGTGACTTTAGTGCCGCCCTGTATCGGGACGTTGTTGCTGTTTGTGCCTTGCGGCCCATTGCTGCCCGGCGCCGGAACGATGATGCCGGAGAATGGCGCCTTGACCTCCTTGCCATCGAGCAGGGTGCGCAAGGCCTCATATTTCACCGTGGCGTTGGTCAACTCCATATCGGCGATCTGGCGGTATTCACCTTTGCCTTGTTCCAGGGTTTGTTGCAGTTCACTGCGCGCCGCCGCCAGGTCCAACTGTTGCTGCCGGGCCTGCTGCTTGAGGTCGTCCAGTTCATTGCGTGGAATGATGCCGCGCTTGAACAGGTTTTCGCTTTCGGTGAGTTTGCGCTGGGTATTGCTGGCGGCCATTTCGGCGGTACGCAGGTTGCGTCGGGCGCGACTGACTTGCTGGCCGCTGTCCCAGTCCTGCATTTCCTGCACCGTGCGGCGTGCCTTGAGTTGCGCGGAAAGCGCATCGCGCAGTTGCACTTCGAGGGTCGCCGGGTCCATGCGCAGCAGCACTTGACCGGCGTCGACGCGTTGACCCTGCTCAACCAGATTGGCCTGCACGTTGCCGTCGAACGGCGCGGTGAGGATGAGGGTGGTCTCGGGCTCGATCTTGCCCACCAAGCCAATTTGGTGCACCAGTGGATCGGGCTTCACCGCCTGCCATTGCTCGGCGGCGTCGGTTTGTGCAGCGGCAGGCGTCTGGTGGTTGACCAGCGCGATCCCGGCACATGCCAGCAGCACCAGCAATACAGCGCCCGATAGGCGTTTTTGATTAGTAGTCATTGAGGGCGATTTCCCAACTTTCGAGTGTCATGCCCAGGGTCAGATCGAGCTGGGTCTGGGCATTCAAATAGGCAATCAGTGCATTGAGGCGAGCATTTTCAGCGTTACGCAGATCGGCTTCGAAGCTCAGCACCTGGAAGTTGGTGGAGCGTCCGGCGCTGAGTTTATCGCGCTCGATGTCGATCTTGCGCCTGGACAGCTCGACAGCGCGCTGGGCGATTTCATATTGGCGCCAGCGAGTGCCGAGGTCGCGTACCACGTTGTTGACGTTGCGCTCCAGTTCCTGGCGGGCATCCGTGATGAGAATGGCCTGGTCCTCTACATTGACCCGCGCGCGAACCTCGGCTTGGCGGGTGCTGATGTCGCCGATCGGAATCTGCACCTGGATCCCGGTATAGCTGTCCCAGCGCCGGTTATGGGTATTGCCGGTAGCGTTATTGGTGACATCACGCACTTGATTGGCGCCCGCCACCAGGTCGACCCGCCAGCGCCCGGAGTCTTTGGCAATCACCAGGTTGAGGTCGGCTTGTTGGCTGCCGAGCAGGGTGGCGAGGTAGTCCGGTTGCTGGGTCTGCGCCAGATTGAAGGCCTGGCGCTTGTCGATATCCATGCGCGAGGCTTCCAGGGCCTCGGTGGCGCGGATTGGTGTCGACAGGTCCAGCGCGAGCAAGCGCAGGAGGCTCAGGCGGCTGATGTCCAGTTGGTTCTGGGCTTCCTCGACCCCCAGTTGCTGGGTGGCAATGTCGGCTTCGGTCTGGACGATTTCGAACTCGGCCATGCGCCCCGCATCGATCAGCGCCCTGTTCACCTCCAACAGGGTCATGGAGCGCTTGAGCGCTTCCTGACTGATGCTCAGTTGCTCCTGGGAACGCAGTAGCTCCCGGTAGGTGGCAATAATTTGACTGATGGTCTGTGCCACGTTTGCCTTGAGATTGAGACGGTTGGCCTGTTCGGCCAGGCGCGACAGGCGGAGCGGGGCGGTGGTTGCATCCCATCCGGCGCCGCGCATCAGGGGCTGGATGATTGCCAGGTTGAGGCCGTCGCTGCGGTAGCGCCCGGCACGGTCGGCGTTGTTCAGTTGCTGGGTCCAGGCCATGCTCAGTTGGGTACCGTATTCCCCCAGCAACGTGGCGGCTGGCGCCAGGTTGGCGTTGCGGGCGCGATCTTCGGAGCCCTGGGTGCTGCGGTAAGAGCTGTTGAGCACCAGTTTGGGGTTGAACGTGTCTTCAGCCACTCGCAGGTCAA is from Pseudomonas mucidolens and encodes:
- a CDS encoding DUF1652 domain-containing protein — encoded protein: MHHLGLSILEIRSLIEKAFQPDHCTCECHDGKTLSIDLTRHADPTSTLHLSGIPLSDLNSFRAVADLIAKARHELACVPVKHTPADSASAARVPGLVDLRQQNGGRPSLAGR
- the ggt gene encoding gamma-glutamyltransferase — translated: MNYQPFTRTLITTALILTFSGVQAASQAPVAGENGMVVTAQHLATHVGVDVLKAGGNAVDAAVAVGYALAVVYPAAGNLGGGGFMTVQLADGRKTFLDFREKAPLASTPDMYLDKDGNVIEGLSAKGHLSVGVPGTVSGMEMALSKYGTLKRAQVIKPAIALAENGFVLDQGDVDMLHSATGEFEKDRDLRGIFLQDGKPLQVGEKLVQKDLAKTLREISAKGTDGFYKGWVAKAIVDSSQAGKGIIAQADLDNYKTRELAPIECDYRGYHVISAPPPSSGGLVICQIMNILEGYPMAELGYGSAQGLHYQIEAMRHAYVDRNSYLGDPDFVENPVAHLLDKNYAAKLRTAIDPQKAGDSQAIKPGVSPHEGTNTTHYSIVDKWGNAVSVTYTLNDWFGAGVMASKTGVILNDEMDDFTVKVGVPNMYGLIQGEANAIAPGKAPLSSMSPTIVTKDGKAVMVVGTSGGSRIITATLQTILNVIDYKMNIQEAVNAPRFHQQWMPESTNIEAFVLSPDTQKILESWGHTFAGPQDANHLAAILVGAPSLDGKPVGNNRFYGANDPRRNTGLSLGY
- a CDS encoding isochorismatase family protein, producing MSAQPGPIPLVILDVQDAIDQPVWEGKSHPSYLTAIQRLLAHWRLKGWPVVHIKHDEQAPSSTYHVHGPWNAIKQEVAPVAGEAVIVKQQNCAFIGTELDQVLKGMRVERLVLTGVVIHHSMDATVRAGKALGYRIILASDATTAVPVVSAAGKSWTATTVHELTLAILDGEYAEVMTSDEVMALDIEGCAEGYAG
- a CDS encoding aldose epimerase family protein, whose product is MPHSRHLLSSLGLSLMMASLGAQAAGLSSEHKPFGKTNDGTAIEQYVLRNSHGMQATVITYGGVLQSLIVPDKNGQLDDIVLGFDDVQGYQSGTAFFGATIGRFGNRLAKGAFELDGKRYQVPLNDGPNALHGGAEGFDKRVWQAEPVKSKDSVGVTLSYLSKDGEMGFPGNLKTQVTYRLNDKNELHIEYTATTDKPTVLNLTNHSYFNLAGAGNGDILNQLATLHASHYTPVNGTLIPTGELAPVAGTPMDFLQPTAIGKHIKDDHPQLKFAEPKQGGFDFNWVLDAKGDLGKLAAEVHDPQSGRHLQLYTTEPGVQFYTSNFLDGSVKGKAGKTYNHWSAFTLETQHYPDAPNQPNFPSTRLDPGQTYTQNTVFKFSTD
- a CDS encoding FAD/NAD(P)-binding protein; the encoded protein is MNETEDGQGIRAANVLIIGGGLSGTLLAVQLLRLPGVRQILVIEPRDELGRGEAYSAVELGHTLNGNAARMSVDPENADDLTQWLTAHIAAGGWPESDRQHVPVSELFPPRGLFGLYAQQRLAEARALSASRVEHIRAEVIDVQVDRSSTWLTLDNGEQLRGDCAVLATGMFPAARTPQTASSGLNAAAVDPWNVSAMRQLDPQSTVLIIGSGLTMVDAVVSLEQAGHRGPIEVFSRHGLLPHVRRQPPAWEDFLAGDQRLCSPLQLMREVRRQCQRAMAQGIDWQAPLDTVRVHIARLWSQASERHKRQFVRHVRPWWESHHHRSPPLSAALVERLHGEGRLRIQAASFQGLESSVNGQVTLRLRRRREVHATFVSGCALINSSGIEYDWRRVARPLPRQLLARGLVQPGPLALGIAADESGGVLDVQGVASERLFAMGPPLRGMWWESTAVTDVALQAKALAARLVAG
- a CDS encoding SDR family NAD(P)-dependent oxidoreductase, which translates into the protein MNNQEVAGSQAVYADLKGKTVLVSGGASGIGEALVRAFAQQGAHVGFVDMAQSQGEQLAAELLAHDHRVEFVHCDVTDEHAYKTAIAHIAHALGPITVLINNAANDVRHSLEDIDSAMFEKLIGVNLKHAFFASQAVVPMMKAAGQGAIINLGSIGWMMASGGYPVYAASKAATHGMTRGLARELGPWHIRVNTLVPGWVMTQKQLALWVDDAARELISRSQCLPGSVQPEHIAHMALFLASDVSAMCSAQNFIVDGGWV
- a CDS encoding LysE family translocator translates to MFMSSSLLSAFALFAFVSSITPGPNNTMLLASGVNFGFRRSIPHALGISLGFMVLVISVGLGLGEVFKALPGAYATLRYVGAAYLLYLAWKIATSSPLSDDTHGNHTPMTFLGAAVFQWVNPKAWVMALGAITTYTPAQGYFTNVLVIAVVFAVINLPSVCVWVGFGSGLRSVLRNPRWLRVFNWSMAGLLVLSLYPMLFAG
- a CDS encoding efflux RND transporter periplasmic adaptor subunit, with amino-acid sequence MTTNQKRLSGAVLLVLLACAGIALVNHQTPAAAQTDAAEQWQAVKPDPLVHQIGLVGKIEPETTLILTAPFDGNVQANLVEQGQRVDAGQVLLRMDPATLEVQLRDALSAQLKARRTVQEMQDWDSGQQVSRARRNLRTAEMAASNTQRKLTESENLFKRGIIPRNELDDLKQQARQQQLDLAAARSELQQTLEQGKGEYRQIADMELTNATVKYEALRTLLDGKEVKAPFSGIIVPAPGSNGPQGTNSNNVPIQGGTKVTQGQVLFGLANIERLKIVTHVSELDINQLHQGQAVEVMGDGFDGERLHGSVSVVSGLALSSDSQGSAQFPVTLSIPTLTPQQLQKVRLGMSARLTIVTYSNDQAIIVPAQAIRRDAADMSVEYREAMDKPVERVTVTTGQSTASGVEVFGLKPGFVKIGG
- a CDS encoding nitrous oxide reductase accessory protein NosL — encoded protein: MKMRYSLWPVLFLSLLLAGCDKPQQSTASNEPVAFHPGDECHVCGMVINDFPGPKGQVMEQGAAKKFCSTAEMIGWWLQPENHHENAGLYVHDMGRSHWDTPDDTHLIDAKTAVYVIGTGLKGAMGVVLASFADEAVAHQVAADTGGRVLRFSEIDLALLQQPAAMSHSAH